In Gossypium arboreum isolate Shixiya-1 chromosome 3, ASM2569848v2, whole genome shotgun sequence, the sequence tatGATTTGCTTATGACATCTCAGATGTTGTTATAGGTGTCTCAAATTCATTAAGACATACAAATTAGATAGTAATAAAAAGACGGTTATAAAAAGAGTTGATTGTATGGTTTAATTTTTCTAAAGGTTAAAATGTGTTGTTAGCCCTTGGTATTTATTTAGAATTATTTTCTCAATCTAAGAATCTTAATCAGATTATTATTGTCGTTAGTAATTATTGTCAAAACATATGTATATGAATAACTTAATCAacaaattttgacaaaaaaaaaaatacttaaaattttaaagacgGGGTTTGAGAActttaaataaatctcaaattatGTTTGTCAAGGGGGATTACCTTtaaatgattaatatttaaatcTAGTTGTTGTGTGATTTTCGAACATGAAgacaaaatgaaataaagatttCAACTTCAAGGTATTCAAATCAGAAAATACATCCAAAACCAACAGTCAGCTAATGATTGCAAAGTAAATAATTGGTTAGCAAAGAAGAATCCATCCCCAACattcaaaatttcaactattCAATATATTCAAACCCGAAAATACGTCAAAAATGAATGCCAAAACACAGGTACTTCAAGAAAGTTGGATAATACGGCAGCATTTTTAATGATTGCAAAGGGATATTTCATAGTGGATTGGGTAGCTAAGAAGAATCCATCCCAACATTCAGAATTTCAAGTATTCAAGTTCCCAGCTCTAGGAGGATATTAGCATATTAACTGCAGAAGCACTCCCCAGGCTTTGGTCATTGCTAGCTTGTAGTTTTTGTTCACCCCTTTATCCAAAAATACAATAGACTTCAATGTTAAAATCATCTCAGATTAATTTTCACCTTTCATCAAAAAGAACCTTGTAAAATCGTTTTCGTTCTTCCGGGTCAAACAAACGTCCTAAACCTCCTAAAGTATCACCGTTATCATCTTGGATGGATGTTTCAGAGCTCGCTACTTTCCTTCTCTCTGGCTTCATCAAATTCATGCATTTCCTCTTCTTTTCCAAATTCACTACGCGGCGCCTTCGGTTATATTCATGAAGCCCTTCCTGCATCAAATCGCCGAATTTATTCTTCACAATGACTAGTggatttttatcaaccaattccGACCCATTGTAAGCTTCTCTAAGGAGCACGGTATAAATCTGATACTTGTTCGACACGTAAAATATGCCGGGGTGCTTGAGCAACAAAATATTCAATTTCTCAGGCAAAGCAAACTCTCTCTTGAAATGGCTTAGCTTTACGATTGATAACTTCTTCCACAATGTCAATGACAGCAACTCATGCACAAGGCCCACAATTCTCTTCTCCATCTCCTTAGATCCTTCCTCTAAACCTCTAGGGTTTAAGTAAGGTGAAATGTAGGGAATTGCATTAAATTCTTCAAATCTCTGCCATGATTTAATCCAAGTTGAAGGCAATGAACAGGAAAAACAAGGCTCTATCCCCTGTTTCTGAGCTGAGGCTTCAACAGCAGAAACTGCTAGATCAGGGTTCCACGCCAGAAGTTCAATTTCCATTGAACTCTTCCTCCAACCGTTATTAACCAGTCGAAAGATTTCTGGGTGCTTTGGTAGAATTCTAATGATGTAGTCATCTGGAAATCCAAAGCTGTGTTTAAGCTCATTAAGTTTCGTAACATTAAGCCTTTGATTCACGCTCATCATTAACAACTTTGCCAATTTCTGAACAAACACTGGCTCCTGCATATCTTTCACCAATTCTTCCTCTTCAACCAAATGTATCATCCGCTTCGTTAATCTACAATAATACTCATCATTATCACGATAAATTTCAAAGCAACAGGGATACTTCTTGAGCCAATTGAGAGCTTTGCCTTGAAGATCAAGAGTCTTAAATTTCTTTTGAAGATGCTCCAAAGGTACCACCTGGTTTGGGCATCTAAGTATTATGTTTTTAATCTGATTATTGACTATCCAACGACGATTTCTTGAAAGGGCTGCTTCAAGATCTGGGTCTTTCTTCGTTGACCAAAGAGAGAAGTTtcgaaaatgataaataaaagaAGGCTGAGAATGCAGCCTACAATAGCAACAAGCCAACCTCTCAAAAACTCTTTTACTAATCATCATACTCAACTTAGTATGCCTCTTTTTCTCTAAAGAACAAACCTGTTAAgagcaaagaaaataaaataagaaaaaggaaaCCATATCTTTCTTTCTCAACAATGAATTAGATATACACAGGAATGTAACAACTTGCCAAGAGAACAATCCACAAGTTCCTTATAGCACCGCACTAAACATGTAATACTACAGGTATGCTTATGCCAATGAACCAATGTTCAGAACTTTTGTACTAAGCCATAGAAGCTATATGTGCTTTACTGTAAGCGCAGAATAAACTTCCATTCAGCAATCCAATTAATGACTTTCATCATGCCACAGTTCAAGCAAACCTCGAAACTTCATGAGCAAAAATAAGAAAGAAAGGTTTATTGGATTAATGACAACTAGGAAATTTTTCAATCAAGCTTTATCACTCTGGAAATGGTGTAACAGTGTCGATGTTGCCATTGCTAAAGCCCTCCATAGTGATGTGAACAAATTTAACAGCCGATTGCGGCTGCAAATAACAGTACAACAGAAAATAGCAGCGATACCAGTCTACCATTTCCACTAAACCAATACCTTTTAAGATATGAAACACAGTAACAAGCAGCAAGACGgaaaacagaaaatcaaatacAGCAAGGTGATGCATAACTAAAAAATCTTATTACTCAATACTCAAGTAGAAACTTAAAAATGTAAGACCAAAAATAAGACAGAAAAGCGTATCATATTAATGACAACTAGGAAAATTTTCAATTACTATAGAACCAAGACTGAAAACCCAGTCAATGTGAAGGAAACCTTTGTCATCTGTATGATTACCTTAAATATCCGGATCAGAACTTTTATCCTATatgattaaaaaaacaaaaagcaGTCAAATACAAGAAGATCAACCTTCTAGGTATTATATACAGTATAGCAGCCGATGTACCTGCACTAAACAAGAGAATCTCAATCAGATAATAATAtaagaaaaggaaacaaaaaagTAAAGGGTAAGTTCTATTTAGTGAAGAATCAAACTTCTCATAGGCATTTTCACGAACACCTAATGGAAGAAAGAATCAAATTTAATCAACATATTTGGGTACCTAAATGGCTAGATTGAGTCCTATGGCATTTTCCATTTTCGCTGCGATTTAGGGGAAGATTATGATAAATTTACAAACTTTGTTACTGCTGTGGCTGAGGGAAAGAGTGAGGGAGATTGTAaagtaaaaaaaggaaaaaactgGTTGAGCGCCATCGGAGAAATGCTGTGAAATTCCTCTTCGACCAAAAAAGTGAAgttactatatataaatataagagGAGGAATCCACTTTCGGGGGTCTAAAATCACagattttatgtaaaaatataaagataaatccaatattattaaaatattaattttataattgaattgttgaaatattaatgataaaagtAATTTTATATTTGTAATTTCTTTAAGGATTCAATtgtgatattttatattttatattttatattttatttactttttgttttatgtaaaaatttcaaccattcgataaatattaatatatagtattttagatcaatataataaaaatatcgaATTGATTTGAAATTGACATGCATTATCGAGTATaattatatc encodes:
- the LOC108487035 gene encoding protein WHAT'S THIS FACTOR 1, chloroplastic, whose amino-acid sequence is MMISKRVFERLACCYCRLHSQPSFIYHFRNFSLWSTKKDPDLEAALSRNRRWIVNNQIKNIILRCPNQVVPLEHLQKKFKTLDLQGKALNWLKKYPCCFEIYRDNDEYYCRLTKRMIHLVEEEELVKDMQEPVFVQKLAKLLMMSVNQRLNVTKLNELKHSFGFPDDYIIRILPKHPEIFRLVNNGWRKSSMEIELLAWNPDLAVSAVEASAQKQGIEPCFSCSLPSTWIKSWQRFEEFNAIPYISPYLNPRGLEEGSKEMEKRIVGLVHELLSLTLWKKLSIVKLSHFKREFALPEKLNILLLKHPGIFYVSNKYQIYTVLLREAYNGSELVDKNPLVIVKNKFGDLMQEGLHEYNRRRRVVNLEKKRKCMNLMKPERRKVASSETSIQDDNGDTLGGLGRLFDPEERKRFYKVLFDER